The Congregibacter litoralis KT71 genome contains a region encoding:
- the ppsR gene encoding transcriptional regulator PpsR, whose amino-acid sequence MLAGLLSRVADLALTLDKGGVILGVESWSAELPEDLADLWVGSSLSDTLLDGSEDRIDRVDNALVQAMQGRDGRVDLVHRLEGVPDGLPVQYQVMAGEAEQIFFVGQDLRSDVSLRQQLVNAQQALEQDYWRLRQVETRYRRLFDMVGDAVLVLDALSSRVLEANPRAVELLSEGDKGLVGKVFPRGLDGDSARALQDMMAETRTVGRSQLHNLLLEDGETRVDVSASFLRQAGEERFLLRLGTRDAAVHSPGAVSGVHLQEMVRNAPDAVVLTDTEGRIMAVNNSFLELAQLVAEEQAIGHSADRWLGRSGVDLSVLLSNLRDKSVVKLFSSTLMPQAGSPAEVEISACRLDEPDGADYALFIRDVERRVARDHPVSAKLPGSIEQVTQRVGRVPLKDLVRESTDLIEALCIETALEVTQDNRASAAELLGLSRQSLYAKLRRFNIGGDDDPR is encoded by the coding sequence GTGTTGGCCGGTCTCCTCTCGCGCGTCGCGGATCTTGCGCTCACGCTGGATAAGGGCGGCGTTATTCTGGGGGTCGAATCCTGGAGTGCCGAGCTGCCCGAAGATCTTGCGGATCTGTGGGTGGGTTCATCGCTGTCCGACACGCTCCTTGATGGCAGTGAGGATCGCATCGATCGGGTAGACAACGCCCTGGTGCAGGCAATGCAGGGTCGCGATGGTCGTGTGGATCTTGTCCATCGTCTTGAGGGTGTGCCCGACGGCCTGCCTGTGCAGTATCAGGTTATGGCTGGCGAGGCGGAACAAATCTTTTTCGTGGGGCAGGACCTCCGCTCCGACGTCAGTCTGCGTCAGCAGTTGGTGAATGCCCAGCAGGCCCTGGAGCAGGATTATTGGCGTTTGCGTCAGGTGGAAACCCGTTACCGACGCCTGTTCGACATGGTGGGAGATGCGGTGCTTGTCCTCGACGCCCTGAGTTCTCGGGTGCTGGAAGCCAATCCCCGCGCGGTGGAGCTTCTCTCCGAGGGCGATAAGGGGCTGGTGGGTAAGGTGTTCCCTCGAGGTCTCGATGGAGATTCCGCTCGCGCGCTCCAGGACATGATGGCTGAAACACGCACCGTGGGTCGCTCTCAGCTGCATAATCTGTTGTTGGAGGATGGCGAGACCCGCGTTGATGTGTCTGCGAGCTTTTTGCGCCAGGCAGGGGAGGAGCGCTTCCTTCTCCGTCTGGGCACCCGGGATGCCGCGGTGCATAGCCCCGGTGCGGTCAGCGGCGTCCACCTTCAGGAGATGGTGCGTAACGCGCCGGATGCGGTGGTGCTGACGGATACCGAGGGCCGGATCATGGCCGTCAACAATAGTTTTCTGGAGCTTGCGCAACTGGTGGCTGAGGAGCAGGCCATCGGCCATTCCGCCGACCGCTGGCTCGGACGCAGCGGTGTGGACCTCAGTGTGCTGCTGTCCAACCTGCGCGATAAGTCCGTCGTTAAGCTCTTCTCTTCTACGCTCATGCCCCAGGCCGGTAGCCCCGCCGAGGTGGAGATTTCTGCCTGTCGCCTGGATGAGCCCGATGGTGCGGACTATGCCCTCTTTATTCGCGATGTTGAGCGTCGTGTGGCGCGGGATCACCCCGTATCGGCGAAGTTGCCCGGCTCGATCGAGCAGGTGACCCAGCGGGTAGGGCGGGTTCCTCTCAAGGATCTTGTTCGTGAGTCCACTGATCTCATCGAAGCGCTTTGTATCGAGACGGCACTGGAGGTCACCCAGGATAATCGTGCGTCGGCCGCGGAGTTGCTGGGTCTCTCCCGTCAATCCCTGTACGCAAAGCTGCGTCGCTTCAATATCGGTGGCGATGACGATCCTCGGTGA
- the chlG gene encoding chlorophyll synthase ChlG, producing the protein MQPADLTTPPRAFPEPKALIELLKPITWFPPMWAFVCGAVSSGQSLGENPALVVAGVILAGPLVCGGSQIVNDWFDRHVDAINEPNRPIPSGRVPGEWGLYYAIAWSILALGFSALLGTWVFGATLVGLFLAWAYSAPPLRLKLNGWYGNLAVGVSYEGLAWITGAAVMLGGVMPSPQILMLAGLYSLGAHGIMTLNDFKSIEGDRRIGIKSLPASLGADRAARLACVVMAVPQVVVIALLFQWGHVVAAAGIACSLVSQGLAMIKMLKDPLGLAPWYNGTGVTLYVLGMMLSAFALRGTVSWL; encoded by the coding sequence ATGCAGCCTGCCGACCTTACGACGCCTCCCCGCGCTTTTCCCGAGCCCAAAGCGCTTATTGAACTGTTAAAGCCCATTACCTGGTTCCCACCCATGTGGGCGTTTGTGTGTGGTGCAGTTTCTTCAGGGCAGTCTCTTGGTGAGAATCCGGCGCTGGTCGTCGCGGGTGTGATCCTGGCGGGACCCCTGGTGTGCGGCGGCAGTCAAATCGTCAACGACTGGTTCGACCGTCATGTCGATGCCATCAACGAGCCAAACCGCCCTATCCCCTCGGGCAGAGTGCCGGGGGAGTGGGGGCTTTACTACGCCATTGCCTGGTCGATACTGGCTCTGGGTTTCAGCGCCCTTCTGGGAACCTGGGTGTTTGGAGCGACCCTGGTGGGGCTTTTCCTGGCCTGGGCCTACAGTGCCCCACCCCTGCGACTCAAGCTGAATGGCTGGTATGGCAATCTGGCGGTGGGCGTCAGCTACGAGGGGCTTGCCTGGATAACCGGCGCTGCGGTGATGCTCGGCGGTGTCATGCCGTCGCCCCAGATTCTCATGCTGGCGGGTCTCTATAGTCTGGGCGCCCACGGCATCATGACTCTTAACGACTTCAAATCCATCGAGGGGGATCGCCGTATCGGGATCAAGTCCCTTCCCGCAAGTCTCGGTGCAGACCGCGCTGCCCGCCTCGCCTGCGTGGTGATGGCCGTTCCGCAGGTGGTGGTTATCGCCTTGCTCTTTCAGTGGGGTCACGTGGTCGCCGCGGCGGGTATTGCCTGTTCCCTGGTTTCACAGGGTCTTGCGATGATCAAGATGCTTAAAGATCCCCTCGGTCTGGCCCCCTGGTACAACGGTACGGGTGTGACGCTTTATGTTCTGGGCATGATGCTCAGCGCTTTCGCGCTCCGTGGCACGGTGTCCTGGCTATGA
- a CDS encoding BCD family MFS transporter codes for MTTSLGLSWAGIVRLGLVQTSLGAIIVLTTTVINRVMVVELALPAMLPGILVGIHHAVQMSRPRFGHGSDVGGRTTGWIIGGMAVLAFGGVAAAAGTVLIATDLFWGLVVSTLAFVAIGLGASAAGTSTLVTLAKHVAPHRKAAAATIVWIMMIAGFAVTAGVAGQYLDPFTPMRLLAVTATVSAIALLLTLVSVFRLEPKTALSHQDREALSARHGSFSRALREVWQEPEARRFTIFVFVSMLAYSAQDLILEPFAGTVFSMTPGESTSLSGLQHGGVLLGMILVAAATMIRKNADTAVLRHWTIGGCLASAVFLAAIAVGGGFPGTWPLGGNVFLLGVANGAFAVAAIASMMSLASAGKAGAEGLRMGLWGASQAIAFALGGFLGTVAIDVSRIFIGDPVMAYGLVFSLEAVMFVVAAGIGMRLRPAESGAQRPVPSFGEIAMVEVLDAR; via the coding sequence ATGACGACGTCGCTCGGGCTGAGCTGGGCGGGGATTGTTCGCCTGGGTCTGGTGCAAACCAGTCTGGGTGCCATTATTGTTTTAACAACGACGGTGATTAATCGTGTGATGGTCGTGGAGCTGGCGCTCCCTGCCATGCTCCCGGGCATTCTCGTAGGGATTCACCACGCGGTGCAGATGTCCCGCCCCCGCTTTGGTCACGGCTCGGATGTGGGTGGCCGAACAACGGGATGGATTATCGGCGGCATGGCTGTGCTTGCTTTCGGAGGTGTTGCGGCTGCTGCGGGCACCGTGTTGATAGCCACGGACCTGTTCTGGGGGCTGGTGGTCTCAACGCTGGCCTTTGTTGCTATTGGTCTGGGAGCCAGCGCCGCAGGAACATCGACCCTCGTAACCCTGGCAAAGCATGTAGCACCCCATCGCAAAGCGGCCGCCGCGACCATTGTCTGGATCATGATGATTGCAGGCTTTGCTGTGACCGCCGGCGTGGCGGGGCAGTACCTTGATCCCTTTACACCTATGCGCTTACTCGCGGTTACGGCGACGGTATCAGCGATTGCTCTGTTGCTGACCCTTGTGTCGGTATTTCGACTGGAGCCGAAAACGGCCCTGAGTCATCAGGATCGCGAGGCGCTCAGCGCGCGTCACGGCAGTTTCTCCAGGGCGCTCCGGGAGGTCTGGCAGGAGCCCGAAGCCCGGCGTTTCACGATTTTTGTGTTTGTCTCCATGCTCGCTTACAGCGCCCAGGACCTGATTCTTGAGCCCTTTGCGGGCACGGTTTTCTCTATGACGCCGGGAGAGTCCACATCCCTGTCGGGATTGCAGCACGGCGGGGTATTGCTGGGGATGATTCTCGTGGCGGCGGCAACGATGATCCGCAAGAACGCCGATACCGCGGTTTTGCGGCACTGGACTATCGGCGGTTGTCTCGCATCCGCTGTGTTTCTGGCGGCAATTGCCGTAGGCGGAGGCTTCCCCGGCACCTGGCCTCTCGGTGGAAATGTCTTTCTCTTAGGTGTCGCTAACGGTGCTTTCGCCGTTGCTGCCATCGCTTCCATGATGAGTCTCGCAAGTGCCGGAAAAGCCGGCGCCGAGGGTTTGCGCATGGGGCTCTGGGGGGCGTCGCAGGCGATTGCATTTGCCCTGGGTGGTTTTCTTGGAACGGTCGCCATTGATGTGAGTCGCATTTTTATTGGCGATCCTGTTATGGCCTATGGCCTGGTTTTCAGTCTCGAGGCGGTGATGTTCGTCGTCGCCGCGGGAATCGGTATGCGATTGCGACCGGCGGAGTCAGGCGCTCAGCGCCCGGTGCCGAGCTTTGGTGAGATCGCGATGGTGGAGGTGCTTGATGCACGATGA
- a CDS encoding geranylgeranyl diphosphate reductase: MNSLPEYDVVVVGGGPAGATAAYDLSKSGKKVLLIERGFRIKPCGGAIPPRAVEQFNIPAEQIVARIRSARMISPADQRVDMPVGDTYVAMVDRDKFDPFLRERAVEAGATLQIGAYKSLFYQDDGRVRLRYLDKSGSGGEHEVIARAVIGADGAKSRVGAQCIPGGDKLKCVFAYHEIVEAPTPEQGADYQETRCDVWYQGRLSPDFYAWVFPHGKHASIGTGSAQKNYSATAAVEMLRKDVGLDTAKTVRREGAPIPMKPLKRWDDGRAVLLAGDSAGVVAPASGEGIYYALLGGRLAADAVEAFLLSHDPAALKTARKRFMKLHGKVFFVLGLLQRFWYGSDKRREKFVKMCRDPDIQYLTWQSYTQKELVRERPTAHVKIFFKDLAELLGLARA; the protein is encoded by the coding sequence ATGAATAGTTTGCCCGAATACGACGTGGTCGTTGTCGGCGGTGGCCCCGCGGGTGCGACCGCTGCCTATGACCTGAGTAAGTCGGGAAAGAAAGTCCTGCTTATCGAGCGTGGCTTTCGCATCAAGCCCTGCGGTGGCGCCATTCCCCCGCGCGCGGTGGAGCAATTCAATATTCCGGCGGAGCAGATTGTCGCCAGGATCCGCTCCGCGCGGATGATTTCGCCTGCGGATCAGCGGGTAGATATGCCCGTGGGCGATACCTATGTGGCCATGGTGGATCGCGATAAGTTTGATCCCTTTCTTCGGGAGCGCGCCGTCGAGGCGGGGGCGACCCTGCAAATCGGTGCCTACAAATCGCTTTTCTATCAGGATGACGGGCGCGTGCGCCTGCGCTATCTCGATAAGTCCGGCAGTGGCGGAGAGCACGAGGTGATTGCACGGGCCGTTATCGGCGCCGACGGTGCCAAGTCCCGGGTGGGCGCTCAATGCATTCCCGGCGGCGACAAGCTCAAGTGTGTGTTCGCTTATCACGAGATCGTAGAGGCACCCACGCCGGAGCAGGGAGCGGACTATCAGGAAACCCGCTGTGACGTCTGGTACCAGGGGCGTTTGTCCCCGGATTTTTATGCCTGGGTGTTTCCCCACGGCAAGCATGCCAGCATTGGTACAGGCAGTGCCCAGAAGAATTATTCCGCCACGGCGGCGGTGGAGATGCTGCGTAAAGACGTGGGTCTCGACACGGCCAAAACCGTGCGCCGGGAGGGTGCGCCTATTCCCATGAAACCCCTGAAGCGCTGGGATGACGGCCGAGCCGTGCTTCTGGCGGGCGATTCCGCCGGCGTGGTGGCGCCGGCGTCGGGAGAGGGCATTTACTATGCGCTTCTGGGAGGGCGTCTCGCCGCTGACGCCGTAGAGGCCTTTCTTCTCAGTCACGATCCCGCCGCCCTGAAAACCGCGCGAAAGCGTTTTATGAAACTTCACGGGAAGGTGTTTTTTGTATTGGGGCTGCTCCAGCGCTTCTGGTATGGCAGCGACAAGCGCCGGGAGAAGTTCGTGAAAATGTGCCGCGACCCGGATATCCAATACCTCACCTGGCAGTCCTATACGCAAAAGGAACTCGTCCGAGAGCGCCCCACGGCCCATGTAAAAATCTTCTTCAAGGATCTTGCGGAGTTACTGGGGCTGGCGCGCGCCTGA
- the acsF gene encoding magnesium-protoporphyrin IX monomethyl ester (oxidative) cyclase, whose product MNAPMQTAKINDTTEQAVRSELLAPRFYRTDYNSVGKIDVEPVRQQWDAMMEEYKEDRNRGHFRQEFEYDATTLTSDPELHEEFIDFLTSSITAEYSGCVLYQEIKKNIDNPEIADLMGYMARDESRHAGFINKALKQLGVAVDLGFLKRQKEYTYFRPKFIYYATYLSEKIGYARYITIYRHLEKHPEQRFHPIFNWFMEWCNDEFRHGESFALMMRAQPELLRGHNKLWIRFFILAVYSTMYVRDHNRPKLYEALGMDPTEFDFRVFDITTAITQQVFPLSLNTDDPRFRRGLERLRDISAKVSATKERGGVMGRIKAAGLSLSAGLVFARLYCLPAKHHELPEDFRMEPSW is encoded by the coding sequence ATGAACGCACCGATGCAAACCGCCAAGATCAACGACACTACCGAACAGGCTGTGCGCAGCGAGTTGCTCGCTCCCCGATTTTACCGCACCGACTACAACTCCGTGGGTAAGATCGATGTGGAGCCCGTGCGTCAGCAATGGGACGCCATGATGGAGGAATACAAGGAAGACCGGAACCGCGGCCATTTCCGCCAGGAGTTCGAGTACGATGCCACCACCCTCACCAGCGATCCGGAACTTCACGAGGAGTTCATCGACTTTCTTACCAGCTCCATTACCGCCGAATACTCGGGCTGCGTGCTCTACCAGGAAATCAAGAAGAACATTGATAACCCCGAGATCGCCGACCTCATGGGCTACATGGCGCGCGATGAGTCCCGCCACGCGGGTTTCATTAACAAGGCACTGAAGCAACTGGGCGTTGCGGTGGATCTGGGCTTTCTGAAGCGACAAAAGGAATACACCTACTTCAGACCCAAATTCATTTACTACGCCACCTATCTTTCAGAAAAAATTGGCTACGCGCGTTACATCACCATCTATCGCCACCTTGAGAAGCATCCCGAGCAGCGTTTTCATCCGATCTTTAACTGGTTCATGGAATGGTGCAACGACGAATTCCGCCACGGGGAATCCTTTGCCCTCATGATGCGCGCGCAGCCCGAGCTCCTTAGGGGCCACAACAAGCTGTGGATTCGCTTCTTTATTCTGGCAGTCTATTCCACAATGTATGTTAGGGATCACAATCGACCCAAGCTCTACGAAGCCCTGGGCATGGATCCCACGGAATTTGATTTTCGGGTCTTTGACATCACTACGGCCATCACCCAGCAGGTATTCCCCCTGTCCCTGAATACCGACGACCCACGCTTCCGCCGGGGACTGGAGCGACTCCGGGATATCAGTGCGAAAGTTTCGGCTACCAAAGAGCGCGGCGGGGTAATGGGCCGCATCAAGGCTGCCGGTCTGTCTCTGTCAGCGGGACTGGTCTTTGCGCGGCTCTACTGCCTTCCTGCCAAGCACCACGAACTGCCCGAAGACTTCCGCATGGAACCGAGCTGGTAA
- a CDS encoding BLUF domain-containing protein: MAKQSGKPDRQSDSDVESLKEPALYSLGYVSTQTRPLDNAQMLDILEVAREKNAQLGVTGVLLHRQDSFFQVLEGAKEEVKALFEKISKDFRHERVEVVTEGPIQNREYNDWRMAFIELDGQDFSAMPGFSDLMRNTPAAREFLQTLSRTKKLALLFSVME, translated from the coding sequence GTGGCGAAGCAATCCGGCAAGCCCGACAGACAATCAGACAGCGACGTTGAGTCGCTTAAGGAGCCCGCCTTGTACAGCCTTGGCTATGTTAGTACCCAAACGAGGCCTTTGGACAATGCGCAGATGCTCGATATCCTTGAGGTCGCGCGGGAGAAGAACGCGCAACTGGGCGTTACCGGCGTGCTGCTGCACCGACAGGACTCTTTTTTTCAGGTTCTGGAGGGCGCCAAAGAGGAAGTGAAGGCCCTTTTTGAGAAGATCAGCAAGGATTTTCGGCACGAGAGAGTAGAGGTGGTGACAGAGGGGCCCATACAGAACCGCGAGTACAACGACTGGCGCATGGCCTTTATCGAGCTGGATGGCCAGGACTTCAGCGCGATGCCGGGCTTTTCGGATTTAATGCGTAATACGCCCGCCGCCCGGGAGTTTCTTCAGACCTTATCAAGAACCAAGAAGCTGGCGCTGTTGTTCAGCGTGATGGAGTGA